The stretch of DNA aggttaaaatattattttagtacCTGAACTGTATGTATATTTCAGTTTTGTCCCTAAACTATATATTGTTTCAATTTAGTCCTTGAAGTTTCAAAATGGCTTCAGCGTTGACATTATCTTGTCTCACTTAATTACTTAAGGCAACAATTGCTCATGGTAACCCCcttcttgtttttatttggcACATATTTCCTGGTACTAACATGCTAACCTAGACCGCACATTATCCTCATAACGTGTAGGAGGGCTAGCAAcaatttgttctattttttttccaaaactaaaCTCGtgtatcttcatatattttgaatttgtaaCACCCACATATGCTCTAACCTGTCGCATCGGTATTGCTCGTATAAAAAGACGCTTATCATATCGGTAACTGCTATTTGCAAAGTGACGATAAGGCACAATTGAGGTGTTTTTAAAACTCTGAGGACtgaatataatgaaaaattctattcatcatccccacacaccacactttttttttttttttaattttttaatcttaccaaatgtgtggtatatggatgatgagtagaaaaattcaataagttaaagaataaaattaaaaaaattaaaaaaaaaaaagtgtggtgtgcggggatgataagtagcaaaattgaaatataatttgtCAATAGTTTGAAGACATAATCAGAAGGCAATTCTAATCTAGGAACTGAAATTTATACTTGGACCTATCTTAACCATTTTGGGTCTCTTTTCCTGATACAAAGAAAGAAACCTCTTATAGATCATGGAAGCTCTATGGTTAGATGCTTGAAGATATCCCCAATCATTTTTTCAGGAGTCTGATGATTTGTAGTCTTGGTATGCACCATACAGATACTGATTTTTTCCGTCTTCTGTATGCAGAACTTGTACGTTAGCCTATCAAATTCAAAAGGTTCAACGGTGGCTGCTCCCACAGTTGTGCAGTCATCCGTTGTTCTGGCTGTTGGGAATACTCCCTCAACTCAAAGATTAAAGCAACTTGCTCAAACCATTACTGGGTCTCATTCAAGAAATCTTGGCCTGAATAACACTGTATTTGGTAGGGTCAAGCAAGTTCGTCTATCATCTATCTTGCAACACTCCCTCCATGGCGGCGATGGCAGTGGCACCTCACCTTCACCTGCACCACTGCCTCATCCCCACCACAaccaccatcaccatcaccatcaccgCGATACACATCTGGCTCCTGCAATTTCTCCTGCCCCTTCAATTGAGAGGGGTGTACGTGCAACTCCAAATGGTGCACCTACACCCAGGGTTGCTTCTCCTGACCCGAAGAGAAGTGTGCCTGCACCTGAGAAAAGTTATGGAGCAAAGCCTCCTGGTTGCCAACTTGGAAATGGAAGGAGTTCTAAAGGGTATGCCAGAAAGCACCCTCACTTAGCCCCTACTGTTGCACCATATATTTCTCATTATCCTGCAGCGTCACCACAAGTGCAAGTAGTCTCACCAGCACCCATTTCTCATACAAGTCCTGCTTCTAGTCCTTTGCCAAGTGTGGTTTTTGCTCATGTTCAGCCCCCATCAAAGAGTGAATCAGATTTAGAACATTCTGACTCTGTGCCACAACTTGCgccatcaccatcaccatctTCATGTGAGTATAGACAATGATCTTAATTTACTGCTCCAAACATAGCTGATAGTTTCGACACTTCTGATACAATTTGTGGCATGCAATTATTGTTTTTGCATCTTGTTTTCTgctggacattttttttttgcggGCATCGGGCTGGCGACTTAGAACCATGAGCACGATTTGAAACTTATTATTGAATATCCGATTTATGGACTTAAGATATATACACTGTCAGCAGACTAATACACTGTTTTGCAGCTTCTGCAGGTTTTCTTCTTACTGCTCAATGGCCATTTTCTCTGTTCCTAGTTcttgtattaaatttataacAGAGAAGCATTCTCTATTCTAGTTAAAATCACTTCTCTGGTCGTCTATAGACAGGATCGCATCTTTCAACTGGGCAAACTGGAGGAGTTCTGCGAGTGTGAGCTACGCAAAGTGCGTGCTTCACATCGGAGTGGGAAGCATGTTGGTTTTATGCGTGTAAATATTTGATGAAAGAA from Juglans regia cultivar Chandler chromosome 4, Walnut 2.0, whole genome shotgun sequence encodes:
- the LOC109019002 gene encoding uncharacterized protein LOC109019002 isoform X2, with product MGKAEDEHAVPPGVGPQSPDQNEQTQWCGGGGYGNCGFGWCFGGVRRLIGLRCLFVLLFATAAFLSAIFWLPPFLQFADQRDPDLDPKFKDHDIVASFYLKKPFYLLEDNISQLKEDIWNEIGFPTTKVVILSLEYKDGSNTTKVVFGVDPDAKYSEISRTIRSLIRESFVSLVLRLYSLRLTTTLFGEPFLFEVLKFPGGITIIPYQRAFLLQKVQILFNFTLNFSIYEIQSNFDELRSQLKSGLHLAPYENLYVSLSNSKGSTVAAPTVVQSSVVLAVGNTPSTQRLKQLAQTITGSHSRNLGLNNTVFGRVKQVRLSSILQHSLHGGDGSGTSPSPAPLPHPHHNHHHHHHHRDTHLAPAISPAPSIERGVRATPNGAPTPRVASPDPKRSVPAPEKSYGAKPPGCQLGNGRSSKGYARKHPHLAPTVAPYISHYPAASPQVQVVSPAPISHTSPASSPLPSVVFAHVQPPSKSESDLEHSDSVPQLAPSPSPSSYRIASFNWANWRSSASVSYAKCVLHIGVGSMLVLCV
- the LOC109019002 gene encoding uncharacterized protein LOC109019002 isoform X1; amino-acid sequence: MGKAEDEHAVPPGVGPQSPDQNEQTQWCGGGGYGNCGFGWCFGGVRRLIGLRCLFVLLFATAAFLSAIFWLPPFLQFADQRDPDLDPKFKDHDIVASFYLKKPFYLLEDNISQLKEDIWNEIGFPTTKVVILSLEYKDGSNTTKVVFGVDPDAKYSEISRTIRSLIRESFVSLVLRLYSLRLTTTLFGEPFLFEVLKFPGGITIIPYQRAFLLQKVQILFNFTLNFSIYEIQSNFDELRSQLKSGLHLAPYENLYVSLSNSKGSTVAAPTVVQSSVVLAVGNTPSTQRLKQLAQTITGSHSRNLGLNNTVFGRVKQVRLSSILQHSLHGGDGSGTSPSPAPLPHPHHNHHHHHHHRDTHLAPAISPAPSIERGVRATPNGAPTPRVASPDPKRSVPAPEKSYGAKPPGCQLGNGRSSKGYARKHPHLAPTVAPYISHYPAASPQVQVVSPAPISHTSPASSPLPSVVFAHVQPPSKSESDLEHSDSVPQLAPSPSPSSSSADRIASFNWANWRSSASVSYAKCVLHIGVGSMLVLCV